The nucleotide sequence ttagtttacagactaactttactagaatacattaagcttgtgtattacaggggtatttatatttaaaaagtgaaattgtggccggaactccgctttaaactaaaACTGTACAAATGCACACAACGGAGGAAATATGTGAGTGATATTGACTGAAACTCTAGATGATTCAGCCTCACATCTATTCACTagaaaccagtgacattatttttGAGCATTTTTAGTAAGGTAGTAAATAGAAGTGAGGTTCAAAACACAGGAAACCATATATAATCTCTTATAGAGCCCAGCCACACCCCTATACTTAGAAATGTTCTACTGGACAAAATGTCTTTGGTGACAGAAGTACCATTATTTTCACCTCTGTGCCTAATGtactgtgatttttaaggcctgCATACTGCCTAACCAATAAGACCTTCCACAgggactaaagctggccatattcTATACAATCCCTTCAGATTTATCAAACCTAAACAATCCATTACATTTGTATCAAATCATGAGAGCTCTTGCACTACATAATCTAAGGAGTGtgcacaatcagattgtatagtgtatggtcagctttgtgCTAGAACACATAAAACACACAGCTAGCACGCTTTGGATGCGTCTCCAAAAGCACAGTTGCACACGTATGCAAGGGCCACTTCCGTTCTTCaaatttaaggtgaaaaaccacacTTCACTTGGTCGGAAATAAACTGTATTGTATAAAAACGCAAGCACATGCTTTTAAAGGGTATgtctgtgcaagaaaaaaaataacatattcaGTACATCTCCCAAATACATGCATGCACAAGTCCTTAAAAGCATTACAAGCACAGAAAATTACGTCTTTAGAACCGAACTTCCTGTAGTGAACTAACAACACTGAAATGTTATTATATCAGTCAagcttttctcaacctttttaccccagaagAACTCTTAAAATAATTTTCTCAGGGGGCATTGCTAAAACCCAAGGGTGGGGAAAATGCCCCTTGCATGGGAGAGAATGCCCGCATTACAGTGGTGAACAGAATGCCTCCTTTAGGCCCccttcacattggggcgtttttcatgcggtacagcgctaaaaatagcgctgctataccgcatgaaaaatcatgccctgtagtgttcaatgtgaaagcccgaaggctttcacactgaagcggtgcgctagcaggagcgctccagaagtcctgctagccgcatctttaccgcggtacagcgctaaaaatagcgctgctataccgcatgaaaaatcatgccctgtagtgttcaatgtgaaagcccgaaggctttcacactgaagcggtgcgctagcaggagcgctccaaaagtcctgctagccgcatctctaccgcggtataggagcggtgtgttcaccgctcctataccgcgccttcccattgaaatcaatgggaaagcacggtaataccgcccgcgttaaCCATTTTTCGgcctctagcgggggttaaaacctcaccgctagcgcccgaatatcgcggtaaacacgatggtatagccgcgatacaaatagcgcggctataccgtcaccgcggctcgacGCTGCAATGTGAATGTGAACTATGCAGATACCATCAAATGGGAGGACAATCAACCCCTGGCAACCTCTGGTGGAACCCTGTTTGACAAAGGCTGTATGTtctgaatagtttttttttttttagacatacaCTCTAAATGTATTTAGGCTTTCAGTGATCTGACTACCATAAACTGAAATCTGACTggtcgctttaaaggggttgtaaaggtttgttttttattttctaaataggttcccttaaagcgggagttcacccgaaaaaaaactcaatttttaacattagattgggcctaattacgggaagcagaatcgggtgttttggttaaaatcaatgcagtacttaccttttttgagatagatgttctcccgccgcttccgggtatggtcttcgggactgggcgttcctatttgattgacagccttccgacggtcgcatacagcacgtcatgagttgccgaatgtcggtgcggcgctatacgacgcctgcgcaccgacgttcggctacttccggaaactggtgacgtgctgtatgcgaccgtcggaaggctgtcaatcaagtaggaacgcccagtcccgcagcccatacccggaagcggcgggagaacatctatctcaaaaaaggtaagtactgcattgattttaaccaaaacacccgattctgcttcccgtaattaggtccaatctaaggttaaaaatttagtttttgggtgaacctccactttaagctagtgcattgttggttcacttaccttttccttcaatttcccttctacatgtttttttttctttgaatttctcacttcctgttcctcctcagtaagctgttctggctgactaacccccagccagaacggctcagatgatgggggcaagcttactgaggaggaacaggaagtgagaaattcagacacagaaaaaaaaacatttagaagggaaatcgaaggaaaaggtaagtgaaccagcaatgcactagcttaaaggaacatatttagaaaataaaaaaacaaacctttacaacccctttaagttacttTGCATACTAAACCATCACTAAATGAACCCTCTTTGATACATAAGACAGAAACTTGGCAGCATGTGCACAGAAGTGGAGCATCAGCTTTAAAATTGGCTTGTGAATCTCTAAAGTTATTCCTGGAAAAAGAAAATTAGGAATGATTAAACTCAAGCATCTGTGTTTCCTTCATTATCGTGTGGTTGAAGCTGTTCTGTTTCTGTCTCCTCCTGAGGAGGCCGGACACGTTTGAAGAACCCAAGTTTGTACATAATAAAAACCATTAGCGCCAACAGTAGCAAACCTGAAAGCACTGCAAGTACTATCACCCACACGGGTACGGGGGCACTGGACGTCTGGTTCACCCATAGGATGTTTGTGGTGACCTCTGTAGAATTGTGTATATCAGGAAGGCTCATGTTCTTATAAGGGAATTCTAGTACACGGAACGTGGCTGAGGATTTTAAAGAATAGGAATGGTTCTGGTTCTCACTATTCATAAATGTTGGTGTCCACAATCTCGATCTGATGTACAGAATTGCGCTTTTTCCTTTCTCCACTCGCTCGACGTGGCAATCAATCTTGAGACACTGTGCTTGTCCACAGCCAATGGTCTGCAGTTCACCCTCAAACAGTGGAAGTTCACGCCTGTTGCGTTCTGTGCGGGTCACATTTTTCACCTCATCAGTTTGTGAAGTTGACAGTTTGAGGTCAAGTTTGTTGATCAAGACATCAGAAGTACAGTCCATGGGACCATCGATTTCATATTTGACTATGTACAACAGCTTATTGTTTTTGTACTTGTATGGCCATAAGATAGTAAGCATTGCTTTGCTGAATGCACTGGGACCATTGTTTCTGAGTTCAAAGATATGTTGAACCAGTGGTCCAACGTCATCTTCTGTTACAGGCTTCTCCTTGGGTTCCCAGTTTGCAATAGGCAGGAAGACTTCCGTGGGAGTGGAAACTCCTCTTATGTCAACTGCGGCCAAAACCGCCAGGGCAATCCGCAGCGACTGTTTGGCACTGGTATTGTCATACTGGTTAGAACTTTGTATCTGCAAGTCAAAGTTTACAGTGTTGCCCATCTCACTTAGCTGATGGACACTAAACAGCAAGGCAGCCAAGACCCTTGTTCCAGCCTTCATGGGATTTCCAAGGTCGCATACAACAAGACGGGTCTGATTTTCTATTTTGAAGGCACAAGACAAACGCGTTAAGGACTCATTGTTTCGAACGACTCCAATGAAGTCTGCCTGGGGTGGTATATAGACAAAAAGTTCAGCTTCATAGGCCCCTTCACCTTGATTTTGTGCATCAACGAATAGGGTCAAGGGACTATCATCTCCAATATAGATTTGCTGTTGCTCACTTACAACTGATAAAATCAGGTTTGGCTTGCATATAttgtcctctccacagtccaaCAAGATATGCGCCTGTTTGGTTAGGTTTGCTGGGTTGAGCTGGTTAAGGATGGGCATTAGTCCAGATGGATCAGCAGCGGCCTTATAATCCATTTCGTAATCCATAAAGATGGTAATAGGTGTAAGTTTATCCCGAAACTCACTCTCGTCTCGTAAATATGCTTTTAGTTCTTCACAACGCATATTCCCACCGTTCACTATTGTCATGTTTTTAGAATGAGTGGGCTGTCTGTTGTGTACAAACAATGCTCGCCTTACGGCTCCCTTCTGCTTAAGCTTATCCAACAAAAGTTCTACTTTGAATTGAAGGTTTTCAGGGACATTTCCTTTAGCGCTGGCCTTTAGGCAGAATTTCACATCAAAGCAGGAAACCATAACTccatttgtgagggaacaggtTTTACTTTCAGGGTTCAGTATGGTTGGATTCACTTCTAGAACGGCATTCACTGTCACGACAGGCCTAGACCTGTATAGTATAGCCCTATCTGCTCCAAAAGCCCCAACCACTAAATCAGGATAGCCATTTTCATCGATATCGGTGGCACCTTTCAAAGAGTATCCAAAACTTGGTGGCATGGTTCTGGAGGCCCACTGTCCTTCAAGAACTTGAGAGGGCGTTGTGCTAATACCAGAGCTTCTTCCATTGTAAATGTACACAAGGCCTTTTTTACCCTCTCCGGCATAAGGTGCCCCAATGGCAATGTCATTGAAACCGTCCTGGTCCACATCACCAAGAGGCGCGATCGAACTGCCAAATCTTGCAAAAGCATAAAAACCGGTTAGCTTTGTTAAAAATCGAAGTCCTGCTTTACTTTCCTGAATATAAACAGTGACTTGTCCGACTTCTTGAAGCTTCCCATCAGATCCACGGTCCATAAAAAGGGGAGCTCCGACAAGCAGATCCACCAGTCCATCGGCGTTGATATCCGTTGTCGCTATGGAATAACCAAAGTAGGCAGCCATCTGCTCCCCGGTGAAATTGTACAGCGAGGCCATGGACTTGCCGTCATAAATAGACACCATCCCTAATGTTTTCGCTGCCCTGGGCACCCCGGAGACAAAATCATCGATGGCGTCCCCGTTAAAATCCCCCACGGCCACGGCATACCCCAAGTAGCTGTCGTCGTACGTCGGGCTGGCCGCTCGCGTGGCCAACTGCCCGTTGTAGGGAATGGTGTATTTCTTGGGGTCGTACTTTGTAAAGATTTCTTCGACTCTGTCCGAAATGAGTTGACCCTGCCAGTAGAAGCTGCCAGGGCCTCCCAGCAGCACGCGGTCGGTGTTGGTAAAGTCAGCGCTGAACCCGCCCTGGCAAAACCCTTGCTCCTGGGCGTCCGCTTTGTTCGTAGAGCGGCAGGGCGCGTATTCTACGATTTTGCTTCCATCCATCAAGTAACAAGTCCCAACTGGCTCCCTTTCCTGCTTGGCCTGCTCAGTCCTCCAGTGATAAAGGGGGGCACAGGCCAGGATCTTCTTATCTTTAACACTCAGGGACGCCCCAAACCATTGGTTGGATTTGAACTCGATGGGGTCGTCTTTGGCAAAGTAGCGATTGCCGGTGCTGTCGAAGACAATAGGCTGGCAGTTGGCATTCCTCCAGTCGCATTTCAGCACGTCCCCACCTTGGCTGATGTCAGGCTGGCTGGTGTTGGCTTTGGGGGCCCCGATCagcagggaggaggagaagaagtccACGGCAAAGCCGAAGTAGCTGCCTTCAGACCCGGCGTACACCGAGGGGTTCTCCGTGTCCAGATTGAAGCAGCTGGACGAGCCCAGCAGAGCGGCGGCCAGCAGGAGAGCGACGGCCATGGGAACCGGAGGGACCGGGGAGCCTCTGCCCATCAGATCCGGTGGTCCGGAGAGCGAAGGGGGCCAGCAGCGCCGAGCGATCGCAGTGCAAACTTCCGCGAATCCCGGGGACTTTCCTTGTTTTCTGATCAGACGGGATGGGGCCGGTCGGGGAGGACGGGCTGGGATCGCAGTCATAGGGGGCGGGGAGAGCTGAGAGGCTAGTCGCCTTCGCTTCCCGTCCATGTGTCATCTGGGCACAGCCTGGGCTCCCTACACCCGGGGGCTGAGATCACCCCTCCTGATGGGAAAACGTCCTTGCCGCTGGAGGTGCAGGGGTTAATCA is from Rana temporaria chromosome 9, aRanTem1.1, whole genome shotgun sequence and encodes:
- the ITGAV gene encoding integrin alpha-V; this encodes MGRGSPVPPVPMAVALLLAAALLGSSSCFNLDTENPSVYAGSEGSYFGFAVDFFSSSLLIGAPKANTSQPDISQGGDVLKCDWRNANCQPIVFDSTGNRYFAKDDPIEFKSNQWFGASLSVKDKKILACAPLYHWRTEQAKQEREPVGTCYLMDGSKIVEYAPCRSTNKADAQEQGFCQGGFSADFTNTDRVLLGGPGSFYWQGQLISDRVEEIFTKYDPKKYTIPYNGQLATRAASPTYDDSYLGYAVAVGDFNGDAIDDFVSGVPRAAKTLGMVSIYDGKSMASLYNFTGEQMAAYFGYSIATTDINADGLVDLLVGAPLFMDRGSDGKLQEVGQVTVYIQESKAGLRFLTKLTGFYAFARFGSSIAPLGDVDQDGFNDIAIGAPYAGEGKKGLVYIYNGRSSGISTTPSQVLEGQWASRTMPPSFGYSLKGATDIDENGYPDLVVGAFGADRAILYRSRPVVTVNAVLEVNPTILNPESKTCSLTNGVMVSCFDVKFCLKASAKGNVPENLQFKVELLLDKLKQKGAVRRALFVHNRQPTHSKNMTIVNGGNMRCEELKAYLRDESEFRDKLTPITIFMDYEMDYKAAADPSGLMPILNQLNPANLTKQAHILLDCGEDNICKPNLILSVVSEQQQIYIGDDSPLTLFVDAQNQGEGAYEAELFVYIPPQADFIGVVRNNESLTRLSCAFKIENQTRLVVCDLGNPMKAGTRVLAALLFSVHQLSEMGNTVNFDLQIQSSNQYDNTSAKQSLRIALAVLAAVDIRGVSTPTEVFLPIANWEPKEKPVTEDDVGPLVQHIFELRNNGPSAFSKAMLTILWPYKYKNNKLLYIVKYEIDGPMDCTSDVLINKLDLKLSTSQTDEVKNVTRTERNRRELPLFEGELQTIGCGQAQCLKIDCHVERVEKGKSAILYIRSRLWTPTFMNSENQNHSYSLKSSATFRVLEFPYKNMSLPDIHNSTEVTTNILWVNQTSSAPVPVWVIVLAVLSGLLLLALMVFIMYKLGFFKRVRPPQEETETEQLQPHDNEGNTDA